One Sulfurimonas sp. HSL-3221 genomic window, TGTAACTCTCCAGTTCAACCGGGATGACTTCGTCCTCCAGTGCTTCGGCCGCCGCTTTGACGTCCGCCGAATCGCTCTTGGCATCGTTCATACTCTCATGATGATGATCGCTCAGCTTGTCATGCATACGGCGCAGCGCCTTCTGTGCCCGCTCGATCGCGATGTCGATTGCAGCGTACATATCATCGTCGCTCTGCTTGATAACAACGGTATTCTTGCCGGCAAGGTTGATGGTAAACTCCACCGAGACACCCTGTTTTTTCCCGATGCTTCGCTTGGCGCAGACCGCCTGTGCCGAAATGATGTCCAGGTTGAACTTCGAGAGCGATGCGATCGCATTTTGCAAATACTCTTTAATGGGATCGGTCAACTCGATCGCTCTACCGGTCAGTGAGATATTCATCATGGAACCTTTCCGGGCCTCGCCCTCTGTGTGAATTGTCGTAGGCAACGATTATAACACAGGAAACATGTCATTTTTCAAGCCGTAGAGCGACAAACG contains:
- the hpf gene encoding ribosome hibernation-promoting factor, HPF/YfiA family; translation: MNISLTGRAIELTDPIKEYLQNAIASLSKFNLDIISAQAVCAKRSIGKKQGVSVEFTINLAGKNTVVIKQSDDDMYAAIDIAIERAQKALRRMHDKLSDHHHESMNDAKSDSADVKAAAEALEDEVIPVELESYKPREVADVLDELKTGEKQFEIFLDNDGKTRVLYKRNDGRFGLY